A region of the Muricauda sp. MAR_2010_75 genome:
CGTAAAAATATTTGGAGGATAGGTATTTGGGATGGGCTGTAAGTCCTTCATACACCTCTTGTTCAAAGACGGATGTAAATGTGGTGGTTTTTGATCGCATAACAGTTAAGTCGGGATTATTGTGCCAACCTTAATCCAGTAAATTGCCAACGTAGCTGCGGATGGAAAAAATTACGATAGGTATGCCGTGTATGCTTTGTGGGCGTTGCCACGGAACCACCACGGAGCACTTTCTGGCTCACCATGAATTTCCCATTGTACTCACCCAAGGCACCATTGGGTTTTGTATAGTTGGGGTAGGGCAAGTAGGCACTTTCGGTCCATTCCCAGCGCTTGCCCCACGGAAAAAACTGTTGGGCAGCTTCCCATTCAAACTCTGTGGGCAACCGAAACCCTTTCCATTGGGCATAGGCAAAGGCCTCATAATAGGAGATGTGGGTCACAGGGGTTTCCAAATCCACTTTTTGGAGTCCCTTTGCGGTATAATGCCACCATGAACCGTCAATTTTATGCCAATATAGGGGCGCGTTGATGTTGTTTTGGTTCACCCAATCCCAGCCTTCGGCATGCCAAATTTCAAAGCGTTGGTAGCCACCGGCTTCAATAAATTCAATAAATTCCCCGTTGGTGACCAACTTGTTGGAAATTTTATAGGGTTGCAGATATACTTTATGCCTTCCCAATTCATTGTCGTAGCAAAATTCCTGCGAATTATGTCCAACCTCATACACGCCTTCATCCATGGAAATCCAATCTTGGGTGTGCGTCTCTTTCGGATGGTCTTCAAATGCATCCGAATAAGTGGGCAAAAGCGGATTGTTTCCTAAAATATATTTGATGTCCGTGAGCAGGAGTTCCTGATGCTGCTTTTCATGATGGATTCCAATTTCCAAAACATTTTGGAGCTCTTCACTCTGAGGTTCCGAAAAGAAGTCCTTGATGGCTTCGGTGACATAGTTTCGATATTCGTATACTTTTTTCACCGAGGGACGCGACAGATTCCCCCGATCCGAACGGACCACCCGTTTGCCCACGGTTTCGTAGTAGCTGTTGAAGACAAACGAGAAATCGGCATTGAACTGTTGGTAACCCTTGGCATGCGGTTTTAGAATGAATTCCTCAAAAAACCAAGTGGTGTGCC
Encoded here:
- the egtB gene encoding ergothioneine biosynthesis protein EgtB; translated protein: MILTDSLLDFFLETRKHSETICQPLEIEDYVVQPIVDVSPPKWHLGHTTWFFEEFILKPHAKGYQQFNADFSFVFNSYYETVGKRVVRSDRGNLSRPSVKKVYEYRNYVTEAIKDFFSEPQSEELQNVLEIGIHHEKQHQELLLTDIKYILGNNPLLPTYSDAFEDHPKETHTQDWISMDEGVYEVGHNSQEFCYDNELGRHKVYLQPYKISNKLVTNGEFIEFIEAGGYQRFEIWHAEGWDWVNQNNINAPLYWHKIDGSWWHYTAKGLQKVDLETPVTHISYYEAFAYAQWKGFRLPTEFEWEAAQQFFPWGKRWEWTESAYLPYPNYTKPNGALGEYNGKFMVSQKVLRGGSVATPTKHTRHTYRNFFHPQLRWQFTGLRLAQ